One window from the genome of Pedobacter schmidteae encodes:
- a CDS encoding DNA translocase FtsK translates to MSVRGNQFKSNSFKNEAGDKQSSRPSASRPFKERMEILPRLNFEDGRLFKIIGLLFLVLALYLLIAFTSYLFTWQEDYSYVIDANGGWSNLFKTYEELQQVNIPPVVQNWLGKIGALLSHQFIYEWFGLASFLFVFVFFVIGYRLLFKVKIFSIEKTLGYSLFFLLFLSLTLGFGHAFFSNTPHFVEGEFGYWTNKLLAAQIGVAGVGGLIAFLGLSVLIIAYNIDFKIPERKKKEAPAFVPDVPENIELESEVRSEPVEFTLNDKLGNQRKQEQNIVITPSRFEQQELEEEDIPVPEFTPAVNVMTPPTPPLAAVNLPIEVTQKAEPELTIEKTEEDKKSDELIEQFGTYDPTLDLSSYKYPHLDLLENHGSNKISVNAEELEANKNKIVETLNHYNIEIDKIKATIGPTVTLYEIIPAPGVRISKIKNLEDDIALSLAALGIRIIAPMPGKGTIGIEVPNMHPEMVSMRSILATEKFQQTAMDLPIALGKTISNEVFIGDLSKMPHLLVAGATGQGKSVGINSILVSLLYKKHPSQLKFVLVDPKKVELTLFNKIERHFLAKLPGEADAIITDTKKVINTLNSLCIEMDQRYDLLKDAQVRNLKEYNDKFIKRKLNPNNSHRFLPYIVLIVDEFADLMMTAGKEVETPIARLAQLARAVGIHLVLATQRPSVNIITGTIKANFPARLAFRVLSKIDSRTILDSGGADQLIGRGDMLLSTGNDLIRLQCAFVDTPEVDRISEFIGNQRGYPEAYQLPEYIDEAAENAKMDFDASDRDSMFEDAARLIVMHQQGSTSLIQRKLKLGYNRAGRIIDQLEAAGVVGPFEGSKAREVLIPDDYALEQFLNDLNND, encoded by the coding sequence AGGCCATCGGCATCCAGGCCATTCAAAGAAAGAATGGAGATTTTACCCCGTCTGAATTTTGAGGATGGAAGACTGTTTAAAATCATTGGTCTGCTGTTTCTGGTTTTGGCACTCTATTTATTGATTGCTTTTACCTCATATTTGTTTACCTGGCAGGAAGATTATAGTTATGTTATAGATGCAAATGGTGGCTGGAGTAATCTTTTTAAAACCTATGAAGAGCTGCAGCAGGTAAATATTCCGCCAGTGGTTCAAAACTGGTTGGGCAAAATTGGCGCACTGTTGTCGCACCAGTTTATTTATGAATGGTTCGGACTGGCTTCATTCCTGTTTGTTTTTGTGTTTTTTGTAATAGGCTATCGTTTGCTGTTTAAGGTTAAAATTTTTTCCATCGAAAAAACACTTGGATATAGCTTATTCTTTTTATTGTTTTTGTCATTAACACTCGGGTTTGGACATGCTTTTTTCTCCAATACACCTCATTTTGTTGAAGGCGAGTTTGGTTACTGGACCAACAAATTACTGGCTGCACAGATTGGAGTTGCCGGTGTTGGTGGACTTATTGCGTTTTTAGGTTTGTCGGTTTTGATTATTGCCTACAATATTGATTTTAAAATTCCTGAACGTAAAAAGAAAGAAGCGCCTGCATTTGTACCCGATGTACCTGAAAATATTGAACTGGAAAGCGAAGTTCGTTCGGAGCCGGTAGAATTTACCCTGAATGATAAATTGGGAAATCAGCGTAAACAGGAACAGAATATTGTGATTACTCCATCCAGGTTTGAACAACAGGAATTGGAAGAGGAAGATATACCGGTGCCTGAATTTACACCGGCGGTAAATGTAATGACGCCTCCAACACCTCCTTTGGCTGCGGTAAACCTGCCAATTGAAGTGACGCAGAAGGCTGAACCGGAGTTGACCATAGAAAAAACTGAAGAAGATAAAAAATCTGACGAACTGATAGAGCAGTTTGGTACTTATGACCCAACATTGGATTTATCCAGTTATAAATATCCGCACCTCGACCTGTTGGAAAATCATGGTTCTAACAAAATATCGGTTAATGCGGAAGAGTTGGAAGCCAATAAAAACAAGATTGTAGAAACCCTTAATCATTATAACATTGAGATTGATAAGATTAAGGCAACTATTGGCCCAACAGTTACCCTTTATGAAATTATACCGGCACCCGGCGTGCGTATTTCAAAAATCAAGAACCTGGAAGATGACATTGCTTTAAGTCTGGCTGCTTTAGGTATCCGTATCATTGCGCCGATGCCTGGTAAGGGAACAATTGGTATTGAGGTGCCTAATATGCACCCTGAAATGGTTTCGATGCGTAGTATTCTGGCTACAGAGAAGTTTCAGCAAACGGCCATGGATTTGCCAATTGCTTTAGGAAAAACAATTTCAAATGAGGTGTTTATAGGCGACTTATCTAAAATGCCTCACTTATTGGTTGCAGGAGCTACAGGACAGGGTAAATCTGTTGGTATCAACTCGATTTTGGTTTCTTTGCTGTACAAGAAGCATCCTTCACAGCTTAAATTTGTACTGGTAGATCCTAAAAAAGTAGAGTTAACATTATTCAATAAGATAGAACGCCACTTTTTAGCCAAGTTACCGGGTGAAGCAGATGCCATCATTACCGATACTAAAAAGGTAATTAATACCTTGAACTCCTTGTGTATAGAAATGGATCAGCGATATGATCTGTTAAAAGATGCACAGGTAAGGAATTTAAAGGAATACAATGATAAGTTTATCAAACGTAAGCTGAACCCAAATAATTCGCACCGCTTCCTTCCTTATATTGTATTGATTGTGGATGAGTTTGCGGATTTGATGATGACAGCAGGTAAAGAGGTAGAAACTCCGATAGCCAGGTTGGCACAGTTGGCTCGTGCGGTAGGTATTCACCTTGTTCTGGCTACGCAACGACCTTCGGTAAATATCATTACAGGTACAATTAAAGCCAACTTCCCGGCCAGGCTGGCATTTAGGGTGTTGTCTAAAATAGACTCCAGGACTATTCTTGATAGCGGTGGTGCCGATCAGCTGATTGGTCGCGGAGATATGCTCTTGTCTACCGGTAACGACCTGATCAGGTTGCAATGTGCCTTTGTTGATACTCCGGAAGTAGATCGCATTTCGGAATTTATCGGAAACCAAAGAGGTTATCCTGAAGCTTATCAGTTGCCGGAATATATTGATGAAGCGGCTGAAAACGCCAAAATGGATTTTGATGCGTCGGACAGGGACTCTATGTTTGAAGATGCCGCCCGATTGATTGTAATGCATCAGCAAGGCTCAACTTCTTTAATTCAACGGAAACTAAAGCTGGGTTATAACCGGGCAGGACGTATCATTGACCAGCTGGAAGCGGCAGGAGTGGTCGGTCCGTTTGAAGGAAGTAAAGCGCGTGAGGTTTTAATTCCTGATGACTACGCTTTGGAACAGTTCTTGAATGACCTGAACAACGATTAA
- a CDS encoding outer membrane lipoprotein carrier protein LolA produces the protein MMKKVMLLLVVTIGYVHTLSAQTDAKAKAILNEVSKKYRSYDVVKTDFTLLVESQQANSKDTQQGTLYVKAKANKYKVSMTSQDMISDGKTLWTYLKEEKEVQVTNVNKSDDALNPAEIFTIYEKGFKYLYTGDKKIGGKVYQMIDLTPVDINKPYFKIRLSIDKAAKQIATALIFEKNGNKYTYNVKTFAPNAKVPESTFIFDAKKYPGVEVVDLR, from the coding sequence ATGATGAAGAAAGTGATGTTGTTACTGGTAGTAACAATTGGATACGTACATACTTTAAGTGCGCAGACTGACGCCAAGGCAAAAGCTATTTTAAATGAAGTAAGTAAAAAATATCGTTCGTATGATGTGGTAAAGACTGATTTTACTTTATTGGTAGAGAGTCAACAAGCCAATTCGAAAGACACCCAGCAGGGTACATTGTACGTAAAAGCCAAAGCAAATAAATATAAGGTGAGCATGACATCGCAGGATATGATAAGTGATGGCAAAACCTTGTGGACGTATTTGAAAGAGGAAAAAGAGGTACAGGTGACCAATGTAAACAAAAGTGATGATGCCTTAAATCCAGCTGAAATATTTACGATCTACGAAAAGGGCTTTAAATACTTATATACTGGTGATAAAAAAATAGGTGGAAAAGTTTATCAAATGATAGACCTTACACCTGTTGACATCAATAAACCTTATTTTAAAATTCGTTTGAGCATTGATAAAGCAGCTAAACAAATTGCAACAGCACTTATTTTTGAGAAAAATGGAAATAAGTATACTTACAATGTAAAAACCTTTGCGCCTAATGCTAAGGTACCGGAATCAACTTTTATTTTTGATGCAAAGAAATATCCGGGCGTAGAGGTTGTAGACTTAAGGTAA
- a CDS encoding MBL fold metallo-hydrolase: MKITFLGTGTSQGIPVITCSCAVCQSADHRDKRLRVSVLVETADKTIVIDSGPDFRYQMLRAGVKDLDAILFTHEHKDHVAGLDDIRPFNYLLKKNIDIYATERVQHALKREFSYIFAEVHYPGLPQIDLHTISDQPFYVGETMVVPLSIMHYKLPILGFRIDDFTYITDAKTIADATLEQVKGTRILVVNALQHEQHISHFTLEEAIEFAQKVGAETTYFTHISHNLGLHGAVEKDLPANIKLAYDGLTILSE, encoded by the coding sequence TTGAAGATCACTTTTTTAGGTACGGGCACTTCGCAGGGAATTCCTGTGATTACTTGCAGCTGTGCAGTTTGTCAGTCTGCAGATCATCGCGATAAACGGCTGAGGGTTTCTGTATTGGTAGAAACCGCTGATAAAACGATTGTGATAGACAGTGGTCCCGATTTCAGGTACCAGATGTTGAGGGCAGGGGTTAAAGACCTGGACGCTATATTGTTTACGCATGAGCATAAAGATCATGTGGCCGGGTTGGATGACATCCGCCCCTTTAATTACCTGTTAAAAAAGAACATTGATATTTATGCAACGGAACGTGTGCAGCATGCTTTAAAAAGGGAGTTCTCTTATATTTTTGCTGAGGTTCATTATCCGGGCTTACCGCAAATAGATTTGCATACCATTAGTGATCAGCCTTTTTATGTAGGCGAGACTATGGTTGTCCCACTAAGTATTATGCATTATAAGTTACCCATTCTTGGTTTCAGAATTGATGATTTTACTTATATCACGGATGCTAAAACGATTGCTGACGCTACTTTAGAGCAGGTAAAGGGTACACGGATCCTTGTAGTGAACGCTTTACAGCATGAACAACACATTTCTCATTTCACATTAGAGGAAGCGATAGAATTTGCGCAAAAGGTTGGTGCTGAGACTACTTATTTTACCCATATCAGCCATAATTTGGGTTTGCATGGGGCTGTGGAAAAAGATTTGCCCGCAAATATAAAATTAGCTTATGATGGTTTGACGATATTATCTGAATAA
- a CDS encoding TMEM175 family protein, giving the protein MNYNKVAGKDTARLVTICDAVFGVAMTLLVLEIKVPEVKGTEIDLINAFLALMPKFLVYFLSFMTAGIFWMGHSAQFRFIEKSDRNLNWINLLFLLFVSVLPFSTAFLGDHIHYKFAIGIYWLNVFLLGLMLYINWDYADKHSFISEEDKSLASTAIKKRIVSAQALYLFGALLCFINAYLSIGFIVIVQLNYAFAIIGERASKQALPK; this is encoded by the coding sequence ATGAACTATAATAAAGTTGCAGGAAAAGATACTGCCCGTCTTGTGACCATATGTGATGCCGTATTCGGCGTAGCGATGACACTTTTGGTATTGGAGATTAAAGTTCCGGAAGTAAAAGGTACTGAGATAGATCTGATCAATGCTTTTTTAGCCTTAATGCCCAAGTTTCTGGTCTATTTCCTGAGTTTTATGACTGCCGGAATTTTCTGGATGGGCCATTCCGCTCAGTTCCGCTTTATCGAAAAAAGCGACCGGAACCTGAATTGGATCAATCTCCTTTTTCTTTTATTTGTGTCTGTTTTACCTTTTTCCACCGCCTTTTTAGGCGATCACATCCATTATAAATTCGCGATAGGCATTTATTGGCTCAATGTCTTTTTGCTGGGGTTAATGCTTTATATCAATTGGGACTATGCGGACAAGCATAGTTTCATCAGCGAAGAAGACAAATCATTAGCCTCTACCGCAATAAAGAAGCGGATTGTAAGCGCGCAAGCACTATATCTTTTTGGCGCGCTCTTATGTTTTATTAATGCTTACCTGAGTATCGGCTTTATTGTGATCGTACAACTGAATTATGCATTTGCTATTATTGGAGAACGAGCATCCAAACAGGCTTTACCCAAATGA
- a CDS encoding helix-turn-helix transcriptional regulator, producing MIVKQRLNRISIVLDEFNFSQKDLAIFLQVSNNTVSRWCRNINQPDLVKIYEIARFFRIDMLRLFEPTSWESEKGSPAYKLYLEEKIRMMQAQKKSTKKVKK from the coding sequence ATGATAGTAAAGCAACGGCTAAATAGAATTAGCATAGTATTGGACGAATTCAATTTCTCACAAAAAGACCTGGCAATATTTCTGCAAGTCAGCAACAATACTGTTAGCCGGTGGTGTAGAAATATTAATCAGCCTGATTTGGTTAAAATTTATGAAATAGCGAGATTTTTCAGAATCGACATGTTACGTTTGTTTGAGCCCACATCCTGGGAAAGCGAAAAGGGTTCACCCGCTTATAAATTGTATCTCGAAGAGAAAATCAGAATGATGCAAGCTCAAAAAAAATCGACTAAAAAGGTTAAAAAATAG